The region GCACCAGATTGGAAAGGAAATGTTTGCCACAAAGAGATTACAAAATATGAATTGAATCAAAGCCCTCCAGTGATGCCAACCATATTTCAAGTAGTGTCTTGGATGCAGGATATGCAGAGTTAAGGAAAAATAGTCGTTGCTTTCAAAGATAATAGTCTAATGAACAAGGCAGACACATCAGTAAAGCACAACAAAAGGCTATAGGTGCTGAATTAAGTCCGCTCACATACAATAATAGTACAACAACCAGAGCAAAAATGTTGGTAAAACAGACGGAGGAGTGTTCCAAGATGTAGAAGGAAAACCAGATGAGCGGTCTCCTTGGGAACCTTAAAAGTGCTCCGGTGAACTTGAAAATACCACTGAATACTGGATTCACATCAATGATTTTACTTCAGTGTAATCTTGAGCATGGTTTCTGTtcatctggaaaaacaaacaaacacatatattgCAGGTGTGTATTTACAATTCTTCCAAGCAGCAAAGTTACTAAGGACACATTAGGTGCACCAATCACTTGGTATTTAGAAAGCCCACACAGGCTCCAGGGCAAATGCATTGTGAACCTCGATCAGCAGTCGAGGGAACTatgggtacacacatgcacacatattctctctccctctttctctctccttgctttctCATTGTGAAACCAGAGAATTCCACCTTTTAGACTAGAGTCTAAACTTACAAGAATAATTCAGGCTAGTGGACACATCGCAATACACATTGGTCATGTACAATAAACTGCTAACCATTGCACAGAAGTATGCTTCTTCATGCAGTTAAAACGGATAGCTCAATGGAGATATTGACACAGTATCTTTTTGTGTCGTCTACAACGACAGACTGAAGAGAAAACTTGAGTGTCAGATGATTTGGTAACTGGTGAAATTACAGTGTAAGAACTACAACTAGGTCTGACTTCCCAGTGTCTGTGAAGTTTCTAGCGCTTCCTGTTCTCTCATGAAAGTGTCACGTGGCCATACTGACTTCCTATAGCTCTGTTTGCTCAGAACTGTTTTAACTATGTTACATAAAGTGTCATAACAGGGCTACCAGGAAAATAGTAAGCCTGGAGGTAAAAGCTCTGCTCAGGGAAAATTTTCAACTACATCCTGTAAGTCATTCTTATAGAATGAAAAGCCTTATCAAAGATCTCAAATGAATCTATACAGAATAATAAAGCAAATGGATTATACAAGTCAATTTCCTgactttactttgtttctttaaagtatAGGACAGATTACATGTTTCCagtatatatataaacttatattaACATAAACCTATATTAACTTGTTTCCTCTTTGTACATCTGAAAGAACAAAACACTTTGTCATGGGACCGAGAGTGGGGCTCAGTAGACCAGTACATGCTCAGCATGCAAGAGGCCCAGAAAAAATACCCAGTTACCAACAAAACACTTgaacaaatgaaaatggaaaatgaaagctatttataaaatgtatggaAAAGAAATTTCTAATTCATATCTGTAAATCACAATTATCTGATGGAGTACTCTTTCCTTTTCACTCGAAAGATGGATGTAAAAATTCGGTTGTATATTTTAGTAtaatcataaataatatataaaatggattAATACCCTTGGAAAAATACCCAGTTGTTGAGTAGTTTTTAGAAGGCTCGTAGAATTAATATACCATCcctaataatgtttttaaatctgGAATTACTGACAAAATCTTGAAGAGAAAAATTCACAATATATTTATAGGCAAACATTTTAATAATGGATTATGAATATACCTTTGATTATGTAAGATTTATAATGTAAGGATGCACTAAGAGGCCCTGCAGGAttactcagtgggtaaagcacttgcgaCCAACCCTGACCACATGAGTTCTATTCCCTGAAcctgcatggtggaagaagagaatgccATTCCCACACATTGTTCTCGGATCTCCACAGGTACACAATAGCATTCTCTCACCAGCATAAACACGTgcacatgcgtgcgcgcacacacaaataaatgtgaattTAAAGGATGACACATTAGTGACTCTAGTAGTAGCAAGTACAAGGAAATCCTCCATTGCATTTCTGACAGGGTTTCTAGGGTGTTTTTATAAAAACAGGTACCCATAAAGCTGAATTCATTATATCTGTAATGTCAATGCAGAACGTAAGGTTAATGGAAATAAAATTGCTGAATCTACTAGAAACTTTTTAACTAGTAAAAGTAATTTTGATTGAAAATAAAGGTAAGTGCTTCAAATTAGTTATATACTCTTCCCTTTGGTAAGagattgaaatatattttgaaaattagggTTTATATGTTAAATATGAAGTAAAATTGTTCATAAAGGAAATCtatttttcagaaaatacaaGGACCCCACATTTAGAAGCttaaaacaatattaattttGAAGTAAAAAACCAAGTGGAAAAACACATTTGAATACTCTGCACATAAGTCATACAAAAAGGCAGTAAGTATACACAGGGTTCAAAACCAAAATTATCTCTGGTATTAAAAGACAGAAGCAGCCTAGTATAGTGACAGGGGCAAATATAATGGCTTTGGTATTAGAAACAAATTATGAATTACAGGAGCTGCATACTTTgacattcttcatattttcatgGAGTACAAATTGATTCAAACACTGATTTGTACATtaatgaaatttttttgttttgttttgtttttaaaaaaaggtgatGTCCTCTTAAAGTTTTACCAgtgattatgttttaaaaatgtaatttgagAGCAATAAATGAGATATCTTTCTCAGGCACCCTTCcctcctcaaggctcagggatctatgggGAAGAGGGGTATGACACCAGAGAACCAGCATCTTTTGCACACAACAGGCTTGAAGTACATATGAGATCAAAGAACCTGTGATAGCGTGTACAAGGCCTGCACAAATTCAAGCCGGACAATAGCCCAGCATGGTGAGACGGAAGTGGGCACAAagccccacccctaaccaagaagatAGTTGCCGGGAGAAAGAACTCAGTTTTCTCTAGTGGAGTGACACTACCTGTATCAGCCCAACTCCAGCTGAGGCCTCGtgctcaggagtagttgaccaacaacGAAATGGACCCCCAGTTATTTTGTGTGCTTTCATTTTGTTATGAATTGGTGtttgtcttttgtatttttttttgtttcctggggttttgtttttgagctagaaagaaagaacatagagTTGAGTGTGGGTTTGGGGGTGACGAACACCTGAGAGGACTTGGGGCACGGGAAAGAGGATGATCAAAATATAGTCTATGAAATTCCAAAATAAGttaatataaagtaaaatgttCGAACACAAGGGAGTTTAGTTCTTTTACATGTTCATTATTTCCCCAAGTATATTCATTGTTGTCATCCAAGATGTTGCTTATAAATGCTCACATAAAATATGGGATGATCTTTCCAGTCTTAATACTATCTTTTAGAAAGGCTTTCTAGATACCTATATAAACATGGTAGGGGACCTGAGGATAGTTCCAGAAGAGAGAATGACATACTGTAGAGGTGGCTCCGTATTTCAAACAAGTATCAAGGTAAGagtaataataatacagaaaccaAAAAGTTTATTATAAGAACTTAAACCTTTACTCAGTGGGTCATGTCCTCACAGTCTGAGACATATGTTAGCAGCAAGCAACACGAATATAAAGACTAGAAATGGTTGGAATGATTGCAGATATGCAGTCACCATAAAAGATTCCATTCTTACAGTTACCAAGCGAGGGCCAGAAAGTTTAAATCGAGAAGTCACTATTCAAGTATAGATTACTTTCTAAAAATGAATGTACACCaagaaaagcacattttaaaaagaatatccaGGAAGGTGCTGGGGGGTTGGAAACTGATAGATGAGTAGGCTAAAACTCTTGTATAGTGttatcctgatttttttaaaaaacgtatCTTATTAGCAAGTCTCTAGAAAGAGCCAGTCTATCGGAGTAAGCCCCTGTAAATTATGTAAGAAATGaacatattcattttaattttcaagaaaatgataCCGTTGATGATGTAGTGAGAAATCATTAACTGTAGAATTTTCTTGCCATTAGAATAGTTTTTGGTCATGAAaatacaggaaggtgagcacatTAGATGACAGTTTGGGTGCAGAAAGGAAAGATATAAGGTCtccaatttttcttatattaattagaaataaatcaTCTGAGTCAACAACATCTACCAAGAACGCGCACTGCCAAGAACCAAGGCTGTGAATGAGAAAACAaggggaaaaaacacaaaaagatgcCCCCCCCcgttccccctcccccgccagctGGAAGGACTCTCAAGGCCTCcactaagaaacaaaacacaaggctGACATCAAAAGCGCGCACGCACACTCACGCACAACACATGTAAAGGgtgtttaaaggaaaaaaaaggacccaaacaaaaacatcacagggcagatagacacacacacacacacacacacgcacacacacacacacacacacacacacacacaccctccatgAAGAGCAGGGCAAGCAGTAAGGCAGCTTTCACAAAATCCCATGCAGCTCTGGATGAGCGCAAGATTTTTACAGTGTCACTAAGAAGCGATTAGAAAAGCATCTGAAAAAACGTGCAAATTGTCTGCAAACAGCGCCTGGCAACCAAGACAGTTTGCAAGCATAattcagaggtctgcctgccaaggaaacaaaagaagcctCCCTCCTGCCCGTGCGGGCACACAGGGCAGGAGAGGTGCTCTCCTGGCAGGCAGGCGGCAAGTGCGGGGAGGCGACAGGCAGAGTCCAGGCAGACGGATGGGCGGGCAGGCGGGCGGGAGCGGTACATACTAGGGCTCGCTCTCTGGCTGGGACGGGGCGGCTGAGTTTCCATTAGTCGGGGAGCCGCCCAGCTTCAGTTTCTCCAGGTACTCGGCATGCACGGGCTTGTGGCACTGGAGGACCTTGATGGCATCTTCGATCTTGAACCATTCTCGCTTCCTGCCGATGCTGACCGAGTCTTCCCAATCCTCCAGCAGCTCGGTGACGGTGAGCACGAACACGTAGGTCCGGTGCTTGCGGTCCTGGTTCTGCTCGAAGACACCCAGCAGCCGGCCCAACTTCCCCTTGACTCCCGCCTCCTCGTACACCTCGCGCACCGCCGCGCCGTCCGGCTCCTCCTCGGGCTCCAAGCCCCCGCCGGGCACGATCCAGCGGTCGGGGTAGCGGCTGCTGCTCACCAGCAGCACCTCGTCCTCTCGCTCGCTGCGAAAGCACAGGCACGCGGCGCGCTTCTTGAAGCCCT is a window of Arvicola amphibius chromosome X, mArvAmp1.2, whole genome shotgun sequence DNA encoding:
- the LOC119805051 gene encoding diphosphoinositol polyphosphate phosphohydrolase 3-alpha isoform X1, with the translated sequence MKCKPNQTRTYDPEGFKKRAACLCFRSEREDEVLLVSSSRYPDRWIVPGGGLEPEEEPDGAAVREVYEEAGVKGKLGRLLGVFEQNQDRKHRTYVFVLTVTELLEDWEDSVSIGRKREWFKIEDAIKVLQCHKPVHAEYLEKLKLGGSPTNGNSAAPSQPESEP
- the LOC119805051 gene encoding diphosphoinositol polyphosphate phosphohydrolase 3-alpha isoform X2 — its product is MKCKPNQTRTYDPEGFKKRAACLCFRSEREDEVLLVSSSRYPDRWIVPGGGLEPEEEPDGAAVREVYEEAGVKGKLGRLLGVFEQNQDRKHRTYVFVLTVTELLEDWEDSVSIGRKREWFKIEDAIKVLQCHKPVHAEYLEKLKLGGSPTNGNSAAPSQPESEP